The genomic DNA TGGTCGTACTGCTTGTTTCGCGCAGGTTACGCGGGCATGATGTGCGTGTCCGAACGGACGTCCACAGCAAAGTCGGAGGAGGATCGGCGTGGATCTTCAGCTCTTGGCGGCGCTCGTGCTCGGTATCGCCACGATCATCGTCATCGTGCTGCGCACCAGGCTCGACGCCTTCGTCGCACTGCTGGTCGCCTCACTGGTGACGGGCTTCGTCGCGGGTGCGCCCGCCACGGAAACCCTTGATTCGATCACCGCGGGCTTCGGCTCGACGCTGGGATCGATCGGCATCGTGATCGGCCTGGGCGTGGGCCTGGGCAAGATCCTGGAGGTCTCCGGCGCCGCGGACGCGCTGGCCAGGATGTTCGTCCGGGCCTTCGGCAAGGGCCGGGAGCCGTGGGCGATGGGCACGACCGGCGCGGTCGTCTCGATCCCGGTGTTCTGCGACTCCGGCTACGTGATCATGAACCCGCTGGCCCGTTCCATAGCCCGCGTGAAACGCGCAGGTTATGTGACGCTCGCGCTCGCGCTGGGCTGCGGCATGACGCTCACCCACCACCTGGTGCCGCCGACGCCTGGCCCGCTGGGCGTGGCCGGCATCCTCGACGCCGAGCTGGGCGCGCTGGTGCTGGCGGGCCTGGCCTTCTCCGTCGTGCTGCTGCCCATCGTGATCGCGTACGCGCGCTGGATGGGCCCGAAGCTGGAGAGCGAGCTCTCGGACGAGGTCCGAGAGGCCGTGTACGGCAAGGCCGCGGTCGCCGCGGGCGTCGGCTCGGGCTCGGCGGGGGCGCCCGCCGACCTGTCCCAGGGCGACTTCGCGGACGAGCCGGAGCCGGAGCGGGACCCGGCAGCCGCCCTCGGCACCCCGCCTCCCGGCGCCAAGCCGCACCGGATGAGCCCCGGACTCGCCACGCTGCCGCTGCTGGTGCCGCTGCTGCTCATCATCGCGAACACCGTGGCCTCCGCGATCGACCAGAACCGCCAGGGCGCGGTCGGCTCCGACGACTACGAGCCCTCGGCCCTGCCGAAGGCCCTGGCCTTCATCGGCAGCCCCGTCGTGGCACTCCTCATCGGCATCGTCCTCGCGGTCTACGTACTGCTGCCCCGCTGGACGACCCGTTCCCAGGTCGGCGGCTGGCTCTCCGAGGCCGCCGCGTCCGCAGGACTCATCATCCTCATCACCGGCGCGGGCGGTGCGCTCGGCCAGGTCCTGCGCGACACCGGCGTGGGTGACGAGCTGGCTGAGGCCATCTCGTCCTGGAGCCTGCCGGGAGTGCTGGTGCCGTTCCTCATAGCCTCGCTGGTGCGGGTCGCCCAGGGCTCCGGCACAGTGGCGATGATCACCGCCGCGTCCGTCACCGCACCGCTCATCGACGGCCTCGGGATATCCGCGCTGCTCGCCGCACTGGCCTGCTGTGCCGGCTCGATGGTCTTCAGCTACTTCAACGACTCCTACTTCTGGGTCGTCACCCGCTTCACCGGTCTCGACGGGATCGCGGCCATCCGCGGCTGGTCGGGCATCACCACCGCCGTGTGGCTCGGCTCCCTGCCGCTGCTGCTGGTCGCGAGCACGTTCATATGAGCGGGCCGGCGAGGGCGCATCCGGCCGGCCGGCGAGCGGCCGTGCTGGTGGCCGCGGACGACCTGACGGGCGCGAACGCCACGGCGGCGGGCTTCGCCCGGGCCGGGCTGCGCGCCGTGACCGTCGGCGCCGACCAGGGTCCCGACGTCCTCGCCGGCCTCGCGGAGCGGTTCGACGCCGTGGTGGTCAGCACCGACAGCCGGCACTGCGCGCCCGCCGAGGCGGCGCGCCGGGTGACCGACGCCGTACGGGCCGGCTGGCCCGCCGAGCTGGTCAGCAACCGCGTCGACTCCACCCTCCGCGGCAACGTCGGCGCCTCCACAGAAGCCCTGCTGGCGGCCGTGCACGCGGCCTCCGGCCGGCGGGCCGTGGCCCTGTGCGCACCGGCCCACCCCGAGGCGGGCCGGCACACCGTGCAGGGCACCCAACTCCTCGACGGCGTCCGGCTGGAGGAGACCGAGCTGGCCCGTGACCCACGCTCGCCCGTGCCCACCTCGGACATCGCGGAGCTGCTGCGCCGCCAGGCCGACCTGCGGATCGCCCGTGTGCCGCTGTCGGTGGTCACCGCCGAGGCCGGGACGCTCCAGGCCCATCTGGACAAGGTCGTCGCCGAGGGCGCCGAGGTGGTCGTCGCCGACGCGCTGACCGTCGAGCACCTGGAGCGCACGGCCGCGGCGGCCGTCGCCGCCGGCGGCGGCGAGATCGTGTGGACCGGCGTCGATTCCGGGCCCGGCTCGGTGGCGCTGGCCCGCGCGCTCGGCATCACCGGCCGCGCCGCGGGTGCCCCGGTGCTCGCCGTCTCCGGCTCCGCCACCACGCTGACCCGCACCCAGCTCGCCCGGCTGCGGGCCGTCGAGCCGGTGCGCGTCGTCCGCCCCGTCACCGCACCCGGCTCGCCCGTCCCCGAGGCCGCCGCCACCGCCGAGGCGCTGGCGGCGGAGCTGGCCGCCGCGGGCCCCGGCGAGGTCGTGCTGCTCGCGACCGTGCTGGAGGACGCCGACGTCGTCGCCCTCGACCCCGCGGACGCGGCCCGGCTCCCGTCGGAGCTGGCCCGCACGGTCCGTACCGCCTTGGAACGGCAGCCCGTCGACGGCCTCTTCGCCACCGGCGGCGACGTCTCCGCCGCCCTCTTCGCCGCGCTCGGCGCGGCCGGGCTCGACGTCGAGGAGGAACTGGAGCCGCTGGCGGTCGCTGGCAGCTTCGTCGGCGGCGACTGGGCCGGATTGCCGGTCGTCACCAAGGGCGGCCTGATCGGCGGCGCCGACACCACCGCCGCCTGCGTCGCACACCTGCGCCGCGCCGCGGCCGTCGCCCGGCGGCACGTTCCGGCCGCCGGAAGACGTTGACCCCGTGTCCCCGGCCACCCAGAGCAGACTGTGAACCCGTGAACCCTGTGCACACCGACCGGCCCGAGGAGTTCGGGCCGACCGCACCCCACCGGACGGCGGACGCACCGCGCCGCCGCACCACGAGGAGGAACCACCGATGACCCGCCCCGTCCTCGCCGTCACCCTGGGCGACCCCGTCGGGATCGGCCCGGAGATCACGGCGCGCACCCTCGCCGAGGTCGCCGGGCAGACCGGGCACCACGGCATCGCCGTCGGCGACGCCGAGGCGCTGCGCCGCGGCGCCCGCGCCGCCGGGCTGGACACCGAGGTGCGCGCGGTGAGCGGCTTCGACGCCGAGCCCGCGGGCCCCGGCGTCATCGACGTCTTCGACACCGGCGAACTCGGCGCGGACGTACCGGAGTGGGGCAAGGTCGACGCCCGCGCGGGCCGCGCCGCCGTCACCGCCATCGAGGTCGCCACCCGCGCCGCGCTCGACGGCAAGGTCTCCGGGATCGTCACGGGCCCCATCAACAAGGAGGCCATCTGGAAGGCCGGCTCGAAGCACCTCGGCCACACCGAGATGCTCGGCGAGCTGACCGGCGTGACCCGTCAGGACACCATGTTCGTCGTGCGCAACACCGCGGTCGAAGGCCACCACCTGCGCATCTTCTTCACCACCCGGCACGTTGCGCTGCGCACCGCGCTCGACCAGATCACCGCGGAGCGCGTCGGCAAGTCGATCCGCGAGGCCGTCACCGCGCTGCAGGTCTTCGGCACCGAGGCACCGCGGCTGGCCGTCGCCGCGATCAACCCGCACGGCGGTGAGAACGGCGCGTTCGGCGACGAGGAGATCGTGCACATCGCCCCCGCCGTCGAGGCGGCCCGCGCCGAGGGCCTGGACGTCAGCGGGCCCGTCCCCGCGGACTCGGTCTTCCACCAGGGCCTCGTCGGCCGCTACGACGGGGTGCTGTCCCACTTCCACGACCAGGGCCACATCCCCGCCAAGACCTACGACTTCGACGGCACCATCTCCGTCACCGTCGGGCTGCCGATCCTGCGCACGTCCGTCGACCACGGCACGGCCTTCGATATCGCGGGCACCGGCCGCGCCGATCACGGCACAATGCTCTCGGCGTATCTCGCGGGCGTGGACTACAGCCCGTTCGCGGACCGGATCCGCCGGACGTACGGCTGACCCACCCCGCCCGCCGCGGGACCCGCCGCGGCGGGCGGACACGACAGACGGAGGCACGTGTGGCCCACCCGACGGCGCGACGCGGCACGCGCGAGCGGCACGAAGCCCTGCTGCGGCTGCTCCGCGAAGGCACCACGCAGGTGGAGGAGCTGGCCGCGGCGCTCGCCGTGTCGCCGTCGACCGTACGGCGCGACCTGGGGCGGCTCACCGAGGGCGGCCGGGTGACGCGCACCTACGGCGGCGCGGTGGTGCCCGAGGCGTTCCCCGAGCGGCCGGTGGGGGAGAGCGCGCTCGTCCGGCTGCACGCGAAGGCCGCGATCGC from Streptomyces sp. CMB-StM0423 includes the following:
- a CDS encoding GntP family permease translates to MDLQLLAALVLGIATIIVIVLRTRLDAFVALLVASLVTGFVAGAPATETLDSITAGFGSTLGSIGIVIGLGVGLGKILEVSGAADALARMFVRAFGKGREPWAMGTTGAVVSIPVFCDSGYVIMNPLARSIARVKRAGYVTLALALGCGMTLTHHLVPPTPGPLGVAGILDAELGALVLAGLAFSVVLLPIVIAYARWMGPKLESELSDEVREAVYGKAAVAAGVGSGSAGAPADLSQGDFADEPEPERDPAAALGTPPPGAKPHRMSPGLATLPLLVPLLLIIANTVASAIDQNRQGAVGSDDYEPSALPKALAFIGSPVVALLIGIVLAVYVLLPRWTTRSQVGGWLSEAAASAGLIILITGAGGALGQVLRDTGVGDELAEAISSWSLPGVLVPFLIASLVRVAQGSGTVAMITAASVTAPLIDGLGISALLAALACCAGSMVFSYFNDSYFWVVTRFTGLDGIAAIRGWSGITTAVWLGSLPLLLVASTFI
- a CDS encoding four-carbon acid sugar kinase family protein, which gives rise to MSGPARAHPAGRRAAVLVAADDLTGANATAAGFARAGLRAVTVGADQGPDVLAGLAERFDAVVVSTDSRHCAPAEAARRVTDAVRAGWPAELVSNRVDSTLRGNVGASTEALLAAVHAASGRRAVALCAPAHPEAGRHTVQGTQLLDGVRLEETELARDPRSPVPTSDIAELLRRQADLRIARVPLSVVTAEAGTLQAHLDKVVAEGAEVVVADALTVEHLERTAAAAVAAGGGEIVWTGVDSGPGSVALARALGITGRAAGAPVLAVSGSATTLTRTQLARLRAVEPVRVVRPVTAPGSPVPEAAATAEALAAELAAAGPGEVVLLATVLEDADVVALDPADAARLPSELARTVRTALERQPVDGLFATGGDVSAALFAALGAAGLDVEEELEPLAVAGSFVGGDWAGLPVVTKGGLIGGADTTAACVAHLRRAAAVARRHVPAAGRR
- the pdxA gene encoding 4-hydroxythreonine-4-phosphate dehydrogenase PdxA, whose product is MTRPVLAVTLGDPVGIGPEITARTLAEVAGQTGHHGIAVGDAEALRRGARAAGLDTEVRAVSGFDAEPAGPGVIDVFDTGELGADVPEWGKVDARAGRAAVTAIEVATRAALDGKVSGIVTGPINKEAIWKAGSKHLGHTEMLGELTGVTRQDTMFVVRNTAVEGHHLRIFFTTRHVALRTALDQITAERVGKSIREAVTALQVFGTEAPRLAVAAINPHGGENGAFGDEEIVHIAPAVEAARAEGLDVSGPVPADSVFHQGLVGRYDGVLSHFHDQGHIPAKTYDFDGTISVTVGLPILRTSVDHGTAFDIAGTGRADHGTMLSAYLAGVDYSPFADRIRRTYG